CGGCAATTTTACACTAACCTATCTATCGAAAGTTGTAAGTgcgaaatataataatgaaaaaatcttatttgtggaaaaatacAATGATGTTTGTGAAGAAGGTCATAATCAGAAGCTGTCTGTCTCTCccttaaattataaaaatgttcgTATACttatagttatataatataCGTATAAACAATTGATATAAAAGACAAAAACCGAAAAACGATATTAAATCATGGTTTGttaagaaaattacaaaataaactaataatttacTTACATGCTGTAAAATCGTCAAACCACCATTACCATTAGTAcgaaataaaatgtgaatttcACTAGATGGCACCACGTCTccaatattgaatcaaaatgtGTGGTTATGTTACTACTTATAATATAccaaatgtaataataatttaatttcaacttatttatttaaataattcattatttaatacaattcatatatcaaaatgaatacaattaaacTTTTTAATCACGTATTGGGGCTTCGAACTGTATTGGTAAGTTATATCTTGATTTACGTaaagaatttttctaaaaataaattttcgaagcatattttttttaatatttattaaagtaaaTACTTTTCTTGTGTTATACATTACTTTAGAACtgatgtttttcttataattatgaCAAATTATGAAtgtaatgaataattattaataaattaatttttatatgattttagtATGGGTCATTACAAAAAAACGCGTTAAGAATATGTTGCAGTAATAAAATTCTACATAATAACGTTTATAACCAACGAAACTTGCAATTTATTTCAACTTACGAAGTAAAAAACGTTTCAAAAGAAgatagtattttcaaaaaatttcttaagaAAGTACCGTTTGTTAACTTCGATAGTATGGTAAGATTTCGTTAACGGCGTTTgttatctcaaaaaaaaactttttaataaatcaatttttagaaaataaaagcTCGCGGATACGTTTTATACGAGGAAATAGCcgataaaattgattatatggaatattttaaagaatttgatttACCAGATACGTTTTACTCCTGGTTTTCAATAACTGAATTGTACGTTTGGATGTTGTCTGTTAGAGCCATGGCAGAGGGTGAAGATGGTAAAATTCTCAGGAATTCCATCATTGAAGCCTTGTGGGCTGATGTCGgtcaaagaattaaaaaattagggGTGAGTTTTCATGTCGTGTATCTAAATTTCCTTTCAGATAGTTTAATTATCTCTTATTCCAGCCTGGTAATACATCCAGTCTTAAAACGCAAGTACAAGAATTATCAGAACAGATGCAAGCCGCTTTCATTGCCTACGACGAAGGGATCCAATCTGATGATATTGTTTTAGCCGGGGCTATATGGAGACGGTTCTACAAAATGGAACACGTAGATCCGCATAATTTGGATAAATTTGTGCGCCATATTAGAAAACAGGTGAATTATCTAATTATccttactaaaaaaaataattttacaatgattcttatgaaaataaaacaagtgAAAACTTAACAGtggaatttatagaaaaaatagtgGAGTGAATTCACCAGTACGAGTTTATaatggaaagaagaagaataaataagTGAACTGAAGAAGAACTAAGCATATAAACATGGAAAGATGATGAAAACATGTAACTAATGAACCAAACGAAGAAGAgtaaaacatgaaaaacaaTGGAAAAGAGAGGAAAATAGTGGAGAATGGAAATGTGGAGTGTAGAGAAGAAGAAATCAGTGAGGAGACAGTATATGTGAACTGAAGAGAAACCAAGAAGAGGGAAAtgttcgaaataaataaaagaaaaggaagaaaaaggAAAGGCGATGAAAATATGGAGCAAATGAACCAAACGAAAGAGTGAAACatgaaaatcaatggaaaagAGAGGAAAACAGTGGAGAATACTTGTTGATTTGGAACACACGTCGACTCCTGGTGCCTCCGAATAACTATTGAATGGTATAACTACAGATATCGATGCCAAATATCCAATTAGAGTGTCGATTATAGTCTTATAGACACAGAAAGGAGAAGATTTAAATAAGCCAGTAACCAcgaataaattgatttatttcgtGTTAAAACACAATGAGAAAAAACACCAAAATTAGTGATACTTTGCTGtttgtttggaaaattttagCTTGTATCGTTTTTAGTATATATCGACCAACCCTctatattttacatatatatttttcatcaaatataatgACGTTTGTTcattaaagttattaattaccaaataatgaataatttcttgtttatttgGTGGTAATTTGAGTTTTTGAGTGCATATTTGTTATCTATATCGTATAGATTGAATTCTATTCTATTTCTCGTGTTTTTATATcataattcatcaattttctccactattattcaattaaatagaaattccGTTTTATCTTATCAACTAGAATATTTGCAACACCAGAAATTAGCACTTACTTCAATTGGTACTGAAGTTTTTCTACtttgataaatcattttttaattcccCTTTTTTATAATCTGAAGATCACAAAATTGTTCCTTTCTCTGTActttatttattctatatacttttcttttaatttcctAAAGTCGTTTCTCATTTTGTGTTTCCACTATATTATGTACGTGATATTTCAACCACCATTGACTTTGAagtaatttgaggttatatcaATGGGTTGCAACATATAGacaaaatattacattcatAAATACTAAATAAGTAGTGAactgttttgattttttggatcgtttggcaacattgtaaacAGAATGTATGCATGATAGTAAAAGTCGTAGTTTAAAACTTAACAGTGTTGTCATAGTGTGTTGAATTCATCgatatttcttttattcctCATTtgttagatcttttgatatgtcGCCGTACTTACGAGAATTTTCAcaactttgagaaaaaataatttgattaaaaacattttcttatgCATATAATATAAATCTGTCGTTATGGTATATTTCAAactctttttgttgttgaataaATTTCACCAAATACTTTTTATAGACAAATAAAACCGGCAACCACGCAAACAATCTGTTTCAAACGAGAATCTTTTGTTGAAATGTAACGTTGCCATATTCACgagaatttttataatgttaatactttttttgtacaTTCATATTCATGAAATCTTTActtgtaaattttgaaaaataatttaattaaaaaaatgttttttgatttatatgatTTAAATAGGATATACTAAAATCTatcttttttaaaacaaatttttccaaatacttTCTACAGATAGATAGAGCAGGCAACTACGCAATAATCCAATTCAAACGAGAATCTTTTGTTGAATATTGtaatgttgccatatttcatTATAGATATAAATTCCATTGTTTTAGACGAATTCTTCCAAATACTTTTTACAGACGGATAAAAACGGCAACTACGCAACAATCGAACCAAACGAGAATCTTTTGTTGAATATTGTAACGTTGCCATACTTAACAAgaattttcacaatatatagatagatagaaatttttaataaaatttggacTTGAACgcataaaccaaaaaataatttgaccaaaaaaatgtttctatttgtataaatatttcgTTATACAAtcatattaaattcaattttttttaaacgaattCTTCCAAATTCTTTTTACCGATATATAAAACCGGCAACTACGCAACAATCGAATCAGACGAGAATCTTTGTTGTAGTTTGTAACGTTGCCATACTTAACAAAACCTTTCACAATAcctaaatagaaatttttgataaaattttgactctaagaaataatttgatcaaaaaagtttttactaatatatatataatataaatatatcgtTATAGTATTCatcaagtttcatttttttgaaagtaattGATCCCAATACTTGCAGACATATGAAATCGGCAACAACGCAACATTGAAATAACTAATAGTTTGATAttgcttcgtttttttttgcagGTGTGTGTTTTGGATAGTTTATCTAAAGATAATTTATTCAAAGCAAATACGATAAATTGGTTACCGATCGAGAACAGTTAAtatcattacaaaaaaaaatagatttaatacagtgattgtaaatatttttttgtatttattgttCATAAATATAGTGTTTTAATTATCCTTTTgacttttctatatattttatcacCTCGCTACCATTCGTGTTtaaaaagataaacaaaataagtGTTATTGttatgataaattaatttttataggttagcgGAAAATTGGACAGGGTCGGCCTTACTTGATTTAAATGCGAATTACGTCGACTTTATCGAGTTCTATTAAAAACCTgttcgaaaaaaattacaaaactatcaaaaatatatttataatcaaataaaatttcttaatcTATTGAAAATGAATCGTTTCTTCGCCTATCAATGTATAAACACGATAACaagaattagaagaagaaaaagatgtttTCCTACTAGTTACACATCTACATGTATAGTTTAGGAGAAGAAAGAGATGTTTTAGTATTGGTTTTATCTATTAACGTCaaatttagaagaagaaatagattTTTGTATACTGTATAACCAAATATATCGAGGTCATAAAACAAGTTAGGTTTAGatactttttaataaagaaCGAGATATTTAAAAGCATAAAGCCGTTTCAAAATCGTGTTgtgtagaaattttttattataaaaaaaagacaaaaataaacctcaaaaagttgtaaaggCACGAGAGAGATATTTTGCATCGTTGTAATATTTTTCCGGTTATCGACGTATGTAGATTgacgtcaattcatgtcatctGAGGTTATTTCACGTCAACTTTTATCGAATTCTTCAACCCGATTGATTTCGATTGTcaattaatgtatttttatatctattgtCATCGATTTATGTCAATTGAGGTCATTTTATGTCAACTTTTGTCGATTCATGTTGAttgacgtccattgaagccgatatacgtcaattgttattttatttgatgtCTATTGACATCTATTAAcgtgaatttattttaattatcgTCTTTTAGGTTATCTTTTAGCAATGCTACCAATTCCTTGCTGTCAAATGATAAAGTTATaagaattttctaataaatagttatgaaaataattaaatctcaCAAAAAAAGCTTGAAGTTTCTGGCTGAATTTCAAACAACAGTAAATCTGACAACACCGAAAATCGACTTCACACGACTCTTAacgtttaaaatataatttccactAATACACGAATAATGATTTCAAATACACTTTGGATATTTAGAATTGGTTCCGCCGCTACAATATTTACTACAAATGTCAAGATTGTAAAAGCTAATCACGTGTTAATTCTAGTTTGCTTTGAAATAacagacattttttattcattcatataggTTAcggatttttatacaaaagcGCTGTTGCCATATTTTTCAAACcaactgaataaaaatataatatttgctgctggaattatttatattagagttgaagtgaaaaattatcattttctcaattttttttttaatatcaaacaaatattcaataaaacaaaagctaattttaaaaaaatttgcttaCCGagcattttgtataaattattttcacacGATAGTTTAGAGTCTAGACAAAACATCGTTATAAACAGACCTGCTCATCGAAATACTTTATATCTGTTAAATAAGTATCGgagtaataaatttattgaccgtactatataaaaaaatttgtttattaaaaactaaaGTGCAAAGCATTGGAATTCAATTGTCGTGTTAGATGGACTAAACTTTAATGCGTAATAAATATGTCATTAACTATGAGTCACGTACAACGACGGTGTGCTTCTAGAGAAGATATGCTGCGAATGCAAAGATTAATATTGGAAGGTCTCGAAGTGGCTTTACATCTTTgcaatacttttttgttttattgtggACCTAATAGGGTGAGTATTACGGCTTAAAATCATTCTACAaatggtaaataaatatttcgtccatgtttttaacaaaaatttttcctattaaatagtcaaaatttaatttgagatCATCATATCTAACAGTAACTGATTTAAAGACAcgagaaaattgaatttcatgataaaaaatcaTAAGAAGGAAAATATTAGGTAGATCATTATCCTTTATAAAActtaatattaaaatctatttctatatattatttatttcaagtttcttcttattattttcaaagtctgacAACGTTTCAATATCACTCGATATGTTTCATATGACCACGCATGCGCTGAGAATGAAATATGTAGACGTAGAAGTCGTCTAGCTATGTTGCCGGATCAAAAAATGTTTCCCGagtttaaaatgattttaaatacaattaaaatattcaacaatatgtaatttaattaaatttataagaGACGAGtatatagttatttattttacattaatattGAGTAACAATTATAcctaatgtatttttttattggaaattcattatatattgtatatttagacaacatcgtatatatatatatatatatatatatatatatatatatatatatatatatatatatatatatatatacacagtTTTAGGTAACGTTCCCGTCATACATTtgacattcattttctttttttattaatattgttaatactaataataataaatgttaatttagtattaattacACATTATTCTATTCACCATACACAAGTGTATGTTTAGTTGCCTATAGTTAATTATTAAATCtcgtattaattttttagtttagcATGTAATGAGAAATTATATGATTGTGAAACCTTAAAGTTAGAATTCTATTCTCttaagtatttttataataaaattgtatttcagATTATGGATATTTTGAGTCAAATTCTACCGACTGCGTATTACACGAATGTTGGTTATTGGCCGTTTTACGAAACGGAAAATGGTCATAGTCTTTGCGTTTGCGGTATTTTTGAAATACCGTGTCTTCATGATTTTACCTCAAAAACACAGATTAATCTAAGAGATATATCAGAACCGTATTATTTCAAAGCTCAACACGTTAAAATTACATTTACAGTAAGTTATTTTTAACATCCAATTACGAGGAATTTTCAatgtttgaggttatgtttattgAGAGTGGAATTTTTTCATATCCTTATTGTAGGATTTGGAAATCGATATACATTATCCCAAGGAGAATAATGTAATATTAAATGATTTcgaaattgttattaaatataaattgaaacaattttggACTAACGAACAATTTACCGATAGCAGATATGTAGATACAACTTTTGTGAATGTATTAAGGTATgctaatttaattaaaatttcattaaaatccattttataattaataatttggttttaatattaaatcttatattttttttatttccatataagTCTGGCAACATTGTTCGAACATGATGCAGACGTAACTTCTCATgcatgaaaatatgaaaccaAATAAGTAGGAAGATTTATTCGAAAACGAAGAAAACAAAGTGAAATCTAGAAATATCTTTCATGGTCGAAATAAAGACTAAACAATGAATAagccaaataataaaaaatgaagtaacGACACTTATGTTTTCTTTGTATAacgcttcttctttttttacagTTGTGCTTTTGTCGAAATGAAACAAACGTTCAAagatttttgtatattcatcAAACCTC
This genomic interval from Diorhabda sublineata isolate icDioSubl1.1 chromosome 7, icDioSubl1.1, whole genome shotgun sequence contains the following:
- the LOC130446222 gene encoding ubiquinol-cytochrome-c reductase complex assembly factor 1, with product MNTIKLFNHVLGLRTVLYGSLQKNALRICCSNKILHNNVYNQRNLQFISTYEVKNVSKEDSIFKKFLKKVPFVNFDSMKIKARGYVLYEEIADKIDYMEYFKEFDLPDTFYSWFSITELYVWMLSVRAMAEGEDGKILRNSIIEALWADVGQRIKKLGPGNTSSLKTQVQELSEQMQAAFIAYDEGIQSDDIVLAGAIWRRFYKMEHVDPHNLDKFVRHIRKQVCVLDSLSKDNLFKANTINWLPIENS
- the LOC130446223 gene encoding uncharacterized protein LOC130446223, with product MSLTMSHVQRRCASREDMLRMQRLILEGLEVALHLCNTFLFYCGPNRIMDILSQILPTAYYTNVGYWPFYETENGHSLCVCGIFEIPCLHDFTSKTQINLRDISEPYYFKAQHVKITFTDLEIDIHYPKENNVILNDFEIVIKYKLKQFWTNEQFTDSRYVDTTFVNVLSCAFVEMKQTFKDFCIFIKPHPLSLPVYGYYFPTLTTISDSGKNYPKYYIVNRERCPNYTVKIIDYTTYNSDSYSNCNREEESNDIIIIDDDD